The window GTCTTCCTTTTCCAGACCCGCAACCTCCCAAAAGTCCTAGGGGTGCCCCTAGGGGCCAAGGCACAGTTGTTCCATTGTGGGCACCCTAGGCCCTCTCATCCAATGCCACCAGCCCAGGGGCCTTATGCTCATTCCTCTAAAGAAGGCAGCCTTGGCCTGCTAGTGGCCCCAAGTGTACTTGGCTCCACCCAGCCCCGCCGGCCCCAGGGCCAGGATCCTTACTTTGTTGGCTCCAAACTGCACTCGTGCTTTCCCCTTCACCAGTGTGGCACTGATCTGCATGATCACTGACTCTATGGAGTAGGCACTGCTCCAGCCCTGGGTGAAGGGAGGGACAAGGCAAGCAGGTCCAGATGGAGCTTCCAGAGAAGCCTCATGCTTGTCCTCTGGGCAATCAGCTGTGTCTACAGGAGGGCCCTTGCCCTTTGCCCCCAGCACTGCCACCACCTGTCTGTCTAGGTCAGTGGGTGCAGACCCAGCCCAGCAGAATGAAAGTGCCACATCATGCCTATCACCCAGCCCGCAGGGGTGTGTGCTGTAAAGCTCAGACAATCCCCGCCCAGGCCGGCCTGGCCAAGGAGGAGAGACAGGCTCACCTGTTTGGTGAGAAGTTCCATGCAGATGGCCCCTCCGCCCAGAACATACCTGCATGAGAAAGGTTAGTCAGCTGTGCCTGACAAAAGCTCCAAGTCTCTTCCCCGCCCTCTGCCAGAGGAGATGCCCTCTTCCGCATGCCAGCCACTCACCCTCCAGAGAGGACTGGAGACACAACCCTGACAAATGGTGGGTCAAAGGGAAAGTtatcctgagagagagagagacgacaATCAGGGGAGGGAGGCCAGCATCCTCCACAGGACTGTCAGGCAGACTGGGCAGCCTAGGCCAGAGGAGAGACTGGAAAAGAAAAGCCTTACTTTAAAGGAAAAGTTAAGTAGAATGAAGTCggctccttctttctctttgagGATCTGGAGATCGTTGTGCAAAGCGCTGTCCTGGTCAACTCTAAGAAGCAACAAGCCTGGGTTCAGATGCCTGGTTGCACCTCAGGAGCTTCATAAGGGCTCCCCTGCCCTGGCCGGCAGCAGACCACCAAACCACTGCCCACACCCGCTCCGGGACCCTGAATGAAAATGCTGGATGGGGCTTCCCTGGAGATCCCACCACAGTAGCCCCACTCACACTCCTCCTCAACTTCCTCTCCAATCCCAGAGTCCCCACTCACTTGAGGAGTTTGACATTCCAATCATACAGACTGTCATTCACGAGTTCGACTGCATAGTTTCCTGGAAGGAGGGAAAAGATAGGTGTTAGTAGGATGGTCCAGGTGGTGAGTGGTCTCTAATGCAGACCCCTTTCCCAGACTGAGAGAAAAAGATCAACAGCTCTAGGTTCACCACAGATGGACTATGCAACCAAGCCACTGGCTTGAGCTGCTCCATTCTTGGCCTGAAAAGTTCATAAGCACTCCCGGACCCCAGAACCTCTTGGGCCCCTTGCCACCATACCCTTCTTTATGGGTGACTCTTGTACAGGCCCCTCTCTGGGGCAAACTCACCGCCTTTGAAACTCTGTGATCGGTATATATCCCTGAGCTCCTTCATCAGCCGGTCAGTGGCCTGCACCGAGCCAGACACTGCACCCTGTGAGGGATGGATGACAGGAACATTCCTTGGTCGTGTGGTTTGTAAACACACGTTAGACCTTAGGGACAGTCTGACAGCTTGCCCAGGATTTAAGGAAGGATTAGGCACAAAAAAGGAGTCTGCTCTCCATACTGAGATGCGACGGCCTACTACTTCCCAGCCATTTCCCACCAACCCCTTCACCAGCCTCTCTCTAGAAGGCACGTACATTTAAGTAATCTTGCCTctggttctttttaattttctctaggATGGCCAAGTTTTCTTTTCCAATGCCATCATCTTCAGATTTCTTGCCCTCAGCCGGctcttcctctttcatttcatagTGATCTAAGTCTTCTGTGTCCTGGGGGAGGTGTGGGGTGGGAGTGAAAggaaaaggacaaaaaccaacACAGGTTAGAGAATGACCATCACCTTCCCAGTTCCATTTGGCGAAGAGCCAAAAGTTAAAGTGAGGCAGTCCACCTAGCAGTCTTATAAACGCAATGTGCTTCCCGTTTTTAGAACAATTTCCAGCCCCATTCCCTCCAATCTAAAGGATGAGGCAAATGTCTTCTTCAGCTCCCAAGCTACAGCAAGGACTTAGGAAGCGAGCAGAGCTGCAGCTGAGACCGAGGCAGGGACTTAGCCCTCGTTTCCTGGACTGACCCTGCTCCAACTGTTCCTAAAACTCCCTTGGCAGCAGAAACTCTTCCCTAATTCCTAGCACTTGGGCCTGACCCTGTGACTCAAAGCTCATGTTTCACCAGGTGACTATTGCACCCGGGAGTTCTCAGGGCTCCAAGCCTAAAGGCGAAACCTGGATCATTAAATCTCCTCTCCTCACTACAAATGCAGGGCATGAATCAGGTATGCAGAGGCACCCACTGCCAGATGGAAAAGAGAAAGGCACCCACTGCCAGAGAGATATATGGAAGGGGTCAAGAACAGAATTAGCCCCTTATTCATCCTGCTGTAAGTGAGCAAGCAGCTAGCTCACTGAGCATAGGGGAGGAGGAGACCCTATCTAGGGTTCAACCCCTCAGCCAGATGTTGGGGGTGTGGCCCAGAGGGCTGTCTACTGTCTGGGAGGAGTAAATTTCATGTCATCAACCCTTTGCCAGTCTGAAGAACCTTACAGCGTTATAGAACCTGGGATATTAATCTAATGGTAGGAAACAAAAGTAATCAGAGTGATCTCCCCATTTCTGGCAGGACATACCTAATTATCACACCAGCAGGTAATGTCTACTGAGTGTTTTATTACATGCCACATTCTGTCCTAGGTGTCGCACATACTAGCTCATTTCATTCTTACCACCACCACTCATTATTCTATCattatccattttacagatgcggaAGCTGAGTCTAGTGAGGTCAATTATcatgcccaaagtcacagagcccTTAGCAGAGCTAAGATTCAGTCAAGTTCTGTCTAGCTCTAAAGCTCAAATTCCTAACCATGATTTTATATTCTGTACAAGTAAATTTTTAGAGAATATATCAGGTAGATTGTTTAGCACTTACCATGTATCGTCTGaagcattttatatataacacCTCATTTAATCTCAAGACAACCATATGCAGTAGGTATTATAATCCtactttatagataagaaaactgtagCTTAGTGAGATTACATAAAATTCCTCAATTAGGATAGTTAGGATGCAAACACAGGTTTGTTGGgctccaaagccatttgaaattaaCTTACCCAGTATTTGGTTTGAACTGCGTTGCACCTGTCTTCAGTGGTTGGATATGGGTGCCCTGTCTCCTCTACTACACTGGCTATTCCTCCGGGTTAGTAAATCTGTCTTTATTCctttgatatttttctctctccagttctaGACTGAAGTTCTGGATATGGGTGATCAATTCCCTtgacatttttctctctccagttctaGACTGGAGTTCTGGATATGGGTGATCAATTCCTTtgacatttttctctctccagttctaGACTGGAATTCTGGATATGGGTACCAATACTGCTGACTGCAAGAGCTTCCAGCCAATGCCACCTCAGGGGGCAAGCCTACCTCAGGCATctcctcatcttcatcttctgAAGACACGTCTTCCTGTGTGCACTGCAGCGGGGAGGGGAAAGATGGAGATCAGAGCCCCAGTGGCTTGCTAGAATGCAGCCTCCAACCTACTCCCCTGAGCCTCCAGGTCTGGAAGCTGTGCGCCTGCTTGTAATGCTGCCAGTCTCTCCACCAGCCAGATCTGAGTGGAAGCAAGAGCCCAGGGAATGGCTTTGCTACCAGCCCATTATTTTTCGCCTATCACTgccaaagaataaaagaaaagcaaaatggctgtctctgtcacccacctCACAAATCCTagtttaattttcctaagaacCCCTCCTTTACTTGATCTTCTTTAGACTGATATTGCATTCTTGGTTCTCAACAAGGGGCCTGGGTCCCCACTGGCCACCAACTGTTATTGCTAAGATAATGGTAAAAATTCCCCCGCTCCCTTTCAACATTTGGGATGCTGCCCATGAGAGTGAGTTTTGATATCAGAAATGAAGCTACCAGTGCCCCACTTAGCAAAAGAAGATTCCCATCTGGAGAAGAACGAGGGTGAGAGTCATAAGACGTGTATGTTTTTGGGAACCGGTGGGGATGGAGAGAAACTACTGCAGATTTGTCTCAATTATTTACTGAGTACTCTGTGGGGCAACTCTGCACAACAGGGCCTGAGGCTCCTCAGCTGCTCACCTGCTCTGCTGGCAAGGGTTGATCCAGCATCTCCACATCTGGATGCTGAGGGAGGTTATAGAGTTTACACAGGTCGGAGATGATCCTCTTCAGATGCTGCAATAGCTACAGGTAGGGGAGCACAGAGACATCAAATAGTCCTTCCCCACTCCAATCTGGATAAGTGCATGAATGAGCTCTTAGTTCAGGCCCCACACCAATAACTAGTTCTCTAAGTGTTATGGGCCATGTGGCTGTGGGAATGAGTCTCCTGATGGACCAATCCCAGGGCTGATGCGGGGTCTCCCTCTGGCTTCAGTAAGCAACTCCCCTGAGAGGTCGTCCCCTAAATGTTTAGCTGTATACCATCCACTTTTCAGGATAGAAGCTTAATTCAGGATGGTATACATCCCTTTCACAGGATGCCTTTGTGGCATGGGCCTCATAGGAACAAAATGTACCCCTACCCTGTGGCCCCCTCACCAGAGTATTCCCTTTCTTTATGTCCACCAGCCTCTCCAAGACAGCAGCCAAGTTAGGGTCATCAGACTCCACCG of the Symphalangus syndactylus isolate Jambi chromosome 12, NHGRI_mSymSyn1-v2.1_pri, whole genome shotgun sequence genome contains:
- the UBE2Q1 gene encoding ubiquitin-conjugating enzyme E2 Q1 isoform X2 yields the protein MQQPQPQGQQQPGPGQQLGGQGAAPGAGGGPGGGPGPGPCLRRELKLLESIFHRGHERFRIASACLDELSCEFLLAGAGGAGAGAAPGPHLPPRGSVPGDPVRIHCNITESYPAVPPIWSVESDDPNLAAVLERLVDIKKGNTLCTQEDVSSEDEDEEMPEDTEDLDHYEMKEEEPAEGKKSEDDGIGKENLAILEKIKKNQRQDYLNGAVSGSVQATDRLMKELRDIYRSQSFKGGNYAVELVNDSLYDWNVKLLKVDQDSALHNDLQILKEKEGADFILLNFSFKDNFPFDPPFVRVVSPVLSGGYVLGGGAICMELLTKQGWSSAYSIESVIMQISATLVKGKARVQFGANKSQYSLTRAQQSYKSLVQIHEKNGWYTPPKEDG
- the UBE2Q1 gene encoding ubiquitin-conjugating enzyme E2 Q1 isoform X1: MQQPQPQGQQQPGPGQQLGGQGAAPGAGGGPGGGPGPGPCLRRELKLLESIFHRGHERFRIASACLDELSCEFLLAGAGGAGAGAAPGPHLPPRGSVPGDPVRIHCNITESYPAVPPIWSVESDDPNLAAVLERLVDIKKGNTLLLQHLKRIISDLCKLYNLPQHPDVEMLDQPLPAEQCTQEDVSSEDEDEEMPEDTEDLDHYEMKEEEPAEGKKSEDDGIGKENLAILEKIKKNQRQDYLNGAVSGSVQATDRLMKELRDIYRSQSFKGGNYAVELVNDSLYDWNVKLLKVDQDSALHNDLQILKEKEGADFILLNFSFKDNFPFDPPFVRVVSPVLSGGYVLGGGAICMELLTKQGWSSAYSIESVIMQISATLVKGKARVQFGANKSQYSLTRAQQSYKSLVQIHEKNGWYTPPKEDG